One Fictibacillus halophilus genomic window, TTGAGAAGACCCCTTATTAAAAGGGGTCAGTTAGATTACATGTTTTTGATTAGTTCGTCAGCAAACTCAGAACATTTAACTTCTGTAGCGCCGTCCATCAAACGTGCAAAGTCGTAAGTTACAACTTTACTTGCGATTGTGTTTTCCATAGAAGAAAGTACTAATTTAGCAGCTTCTCCCCACCCTAGATGTTCAAGCATCAACACACCTGAAAGAATAACAGATGATGGGTTTACTTTATCAAGACCAGCGTATTTTGGAGCAGTACCATGAGTTGCTTCAAAGATTGCATGTCCTGTTTCGTAGTTGATGTTTGCACCTGGTGCGATACCGATACCACCAACTTGTGCAGCAAGAGCATCAGAGATGTAATCTCCATTTAAGTTCATCGTTGCTACTACATCAAACTCAGCTGGACGAGTTAAGATTTGTTGTAAGAAGATATCAGCGATAGAGTCCTTAACAATGATCTTACCTGCTGCTTCAGCATCTGCTTGAGCTTTGTTTGCAGCATCTTTTCCGCTTTCTTCAACAATGCGGTCATACTGAGCCCATGTGAATACTTTATCACCAAACTCAGCTTCAGCTAACTCATAACCCCAGTTCTTGAAAGCACCCTCTGTATACTTCATGATGTTTCCTTTATGAACAAGCGTTACACTCTTACGTCCTTCGTTGATCGCATACTGAATAGCTGCACGAACTAGACGTTGAGTACCTTCTGAAGAAACAGGCTTAATACCGATACCTGAAGTTTCAGGGAAACGGATTTTGTTAGCACCCATCTCATCTTGTAGGAACTGAATCAATTTTTTAACTTCATCAGATCCACTTGCATACTCGATACCAGCATAAATATCTTCTGTATTCTCACGGAAAATAACCATGTTTGTATCTTCAGGGCGTTTTACTGGTGAAGGCACACCTTTGAAGTATTGAACTGGACGAAGACAAGTAAATAGATCTAACTCTTGTCTTAGTGCAACGTTTAAAGAACGGATTCCTCCGCCTACTGGCGTTGTTAATGGTCCTTTAATCGCAATTATGTAATCGCGAATCACATCAAGTGTTTCTGCAGGAAGCCACTCACCTGTTTGGTTAAACGCTTTTTCTCCTGCTAAAACTTCTTTCCATACGATCTTTTTCTCACCGTTATATGCTTTTTCAACAGCAGCTTCTAAAACACGTGAAGCGGCAGCCCAAATATCAGGACCAGTACCGTCACCCTCAATGAAAGGGATCACCGGTTGATTTGGTACGTTTAATACACCATTGTCGACTGTAATACGTTCTCCGTTAGACATTTCTAAATTCCTCCTAATTCTTGTATTGCATGTACTATACTAGTCTACTAAAAAACATAGGGAAAAGAGAAGAAGAATCCCTTCTCTTTTTAAGATATAACCTATCGTTTTTATATTATCTTTGTTCTAAAGCAACATATTGCTGCATGTCAGGTCCGATATATTCAGCACGAGGGCGAATTAAACGGTTGTTTTCGTATTGTTCTAAGATATGTGCAATCCAACCCGAAACACGGCTGATCGCGAAGATTGGCGTGAATAGATCATGGTCGATACCTAAGCTGTGGTAAACACTAGCAGAATAGAAGTCTACGTTCGGCAACAAGCCCTTTTTCTGCTTAAGCGTCTCATCAATCTTAACGCTCATCGTGTACCATTTCTCTTCACCTGTGATAGATGTTAGCTGTTTAGACATTTCACGCAAGTGTTTTGCACGTGGATCGCCGTTCTTGTATACACGGTGACCGAAGCCCATAATCTTTTGTTTGTTCTCAATCGCGTTATCTAAATAAGA contains:
- the icd gene encoding NADP-dependent isocitrate dehydrogenase: MSNGERITVDNGVLNVPNQPVIPFIEGDGTGPDIWAAASRVLEAAVEKAYNGEKKIVWKEVLAGEKAFNQTGEWLPAETLDVIRDYIIAIKGPLTTPVGGGIRSLNVALRQELDLFTCLRPVQYFKGVPSPVKRPEDTNMVIFRENTEDIYAGIEYASGSDEVKKLIQFLQDEMGANKIRFPETSGIGIKPVSSEGTQRLVRAAIQYAINEGRKSVTLVHKGNIMKYTEGAFKNWGYELAEAEFGDKVFTWAQYDRIVEESGKDAANKAQADAEAAGKIIVKDSIADIFLQQILTRPAEFDVVATMNLNGDYISDALAAQVGGIGIAPGANINYETGHAIFEATHGTAPKYAGLDKVNPSSVILSGVLMLEHLGWGEAAKLVLSSMENTIASKVVTYDFARLMDGATEVKCSEFADELIKNM